A genomic window from Brassica oleracea var. oleracea cultivar TO1000 chromosome C8, BOL, whole genome shotgun sequence includes:
- the LOC106311569 gene encoding probable purine permease 9 isoform X1, which translates to MKGDQELQVIAVQHGKESDPTVEEERNQTGESHSNRYKRWLLVSVYTFFVISGQSVATILGRLYYDNGGNSKWLATVVQLVGFPVLLPYYLFSIKTHTTTHRDDGKAASHRNRVLVYLALGVLVGGDCYLYSIGLLYLPVSTFSLICASQLAFNAFFSYFLNSQKLTPIILNSLLLLTISSNLLAFNNEESNFKKVTRAQYVTSFICTIGASAGYGLSLSLQQLAFSKVLKRQTFSEVMDLIIYVSLVASCVSVVGLFASGEWETLSSEMDSYKPGKVSYVMNLVWTAVTWQVFNIGSTWLIFEISSLFSNAIGVLGLPVVPVLAVIFFHDKMNGLKVISMILAIWGFMSYVYQHYLDDKNLKKSLGIPTTGSSDSPEAKGSSGQKIQTPAS; encoded by the exons ATGAAGGGTGATCAAGAACTACAAGTCATCG CAGTTCAGCATGGAAAAGAATCAGACCCAACAGTTGAAGAAGAAAGAAACCAAACAGGAGAATCTCACTCAAACAGATACAAACGGTGGCTCCTGGTGTCTGTCTACACATTCTTTGTCATTTCAGGACAATCTGTTGCTACAATTCTAGGCAGACTATACTATGACAATGGAGGAAACAGCAAATGGCTAGCAACAGTAGTTCAACTTGTAGGCTTTCCTGTTCTGCTTCCATATTATCTCTTCTCAATCAAAACACACACAACAACTCATAGAGATGATGGCAAAGCAGCCTCACATAGGAACCGTGTCTTAGTTTACTTAGCTCTTGGGGTTCTTGTAGGAGGAGATTGCTACCTTTACTCCATTGGACTGCTTTACCTACCCGTTTCTACCTTTTCTCTGATCTGTGCATCTCAGTTAGCCTTCAACGCTTTCTTCTCTTATTTCCTCAACTCACAAAAACTCACTCCAATCATTTTGAACTCCCTTTTGCTCCTAACTATCTCTTCCAACCTCCTAGCCTTCAATAATGAGGAATCAAATTTCAAAAAAGTAACAAGAGCACAGTATGTCACAAGTTTCATATGCACTATTGGTGCTTCTGCTGGGTATGGTCTAAGCTTATCCTTACAACAGCTAGCCTTCAGTAAAGTCCTAAAGAGGCAAACTTTCTCAGAAGTCATGGATTTGATCATCTACGTGAGTCTAGTGGCCAGCTGTGTTAGCGTGGTGGGGCTCTTTGCTAGTGGAGAGTGGGAAACTTTGAGCAGTGAAATGGATAGCTACAAGCCTGGAAAGGTATCTTACGTTATGAACCTAGTATGGACGGCTGTTACCTGGCAGGTATTCAACATTGGTAGCACGTGGCTTATCTTCGAGATTTCTTCTCTATTCTCAAATGCTATTGGCGTTTTGGGTTTGCCTGTGGTTCCTGTACTGGCTGTCATCTTTTTTCATGACAAAATGAATGGGTTAAAGGTGATATCTATGATCTTGGCTATCTGGGGTTTCATGTCCTATGTCTACCAACACTATCTTGATGACAAAAACTTGAAGAAAAGTCTTGGAATCCCAACAACCGGATCCTCCGATTCACCAGAAGCAAAAGGGTCAAGTGGGCAAAAGATACAAACTCCAGCGAGCTGA
- the LOC106310237 gene encoding probable purine permease 8 — protein sequence MERTQELYANGLQNIEANLADQEEMNNTIEIESSPIPQPKNYKRWLRISIYVFFFLSCQALSTILGRLYFENGGKSTWMGTLVQLIGFPVLFLFRFFSKIKTPKSTDTSFRQFPSFITLGSVYIVTGLLVSANSYMSSVGLLYLPVSNFSLILASQLAFTAFFSYFLNSQKFTPFIVNSLFLLTISSALLVVNTESQSTADVSRVKYVIGIICTIGASAGIGLLLSLVQLILRKVLRNHTVSTVVDLVAYQSLVASCVVLIGLFASGEWETLTSEMDNYKLGKGPYVLTLASIAISWQVYTIGVVGLIFESSSVFSNSITAVGLPIVPVVAVIVFGDKMNTSKIFSIILAIWGFISFVYQHYLDEKKLKLSHTDHVGGPPLPVDEGRTNIQIV from the exons ATGGAAAGAACTCAAGAACTCTATGCCAATG GTCTGCAGAACATAGAAGCAAACCTGGCAGATCAGGAGGAAATGAATAACACCATAGAAATCGAATCATCTCCCATACCTCAACCAAAGAATTATAAAAGGTGGCTTCGTATCTCCATTTATGTATTCTTTTTCCTCTCCTGCCAAGCACTTTCCACAATTCTTGGAAGATTGTACTTTGAAAATGGTGGTAAGAGCACATGGATGGGGACACTTGTCCAACTAATAGGCTTCCCTGTTCTGTTTCTCTTCCGCTTCTTTTCCAAAATCAAAACACCAAAATCAACAGATACAAGTTTCAGACAGTTCCCTTCCTTCATCACTCTTGGATCAGTTTACATTGTCACAGGACTATTAGTGTCTGCTAATTCTTATATGTCCTCAGTAGGGCTACTCTACTTACCAGTTTCAAATTTCTCTCTTATCTTAGCCTCACAACTAGCCTTCACTGCCTTTTTTTCATATTTCCTAAACTCTCAAAAATTCACACCTTTCATAGTCAACTCTTTGTTTCTCCTTACTATCTCCTCTGCTCTCCTTGTTGTCAACACTGAGTCACAAAGCACAGCAGATGTTTCTAGAGTAAAGTATGTGATAGGGATCATATGCACCATTGGTGCTTCTGCTGGCATTGGACTGCTTCTATCTCTAGTACAACTGATCCTCAGGAAAGTTTTAAGGAACCATACTGTCTCAACGGTCGTGGACTTGGTTGCTTACCAATCTCTAGTTGCAAGCTGTGTGGTTCTCATAGGACTCTTTGCAAGTGGGGAGTGGGAAACTTTGACAAGTGAGATGGACAACTACAAACTTGGGAAAGGGCCATATGTTTTGACTTTGGCCTCCATAGCTATTTCATGGCAAGTTTACACCATTGGTGTTGTGGGGTTGATCTTTGAGTCGTCTTCTGTGTTCTCTAATTCCATAACTGCTGTGGGATTGCCTATTGTTCCTGTTGTGGCAGTGATAGTTTTTGGTGATAAAATGAATACGTCTAAGATCTTCTCCATCATTTTAGCTATATGGGGTTTCATTTCATTCGTCTATCAGCACTACCTAGATGAAAAGAAGTTGAAGCTTAGCCATACAGATCATGTAGGAGGTCCTCCTCTACCTGTTGATGAAGGTCGCACAAACATACAAATCGTATAA
- the LOC106311569 gene encoding probable purine permease 9 isoform X2, with the protein MKGDQELQVIVQHGKESDPTVEEERNQTGESHSNRYKRWLLVSVYTFFVISGQSVATILGRLYYDNGGNSKWLATVVQLVGFPVLLPYYLFSIKTHTTTHRDDGKAASHRNRVLVYLALGVLVGGDCYLYSIGLLYLPVSTFSLICASQLAFNAFFSYFLNSQKLTPIILNSLLLLTISSNLLAFNNEESNFKKVTRAQYVTSFICTIGASAGYGLSLSLQQLAFSKVLKRQTFSEVMDLIIYVSLVASCVSVVGLFASGEWETLSSEMDSYKPGKVSYVMNLVWTAVTWQVFNIGSTWLIFEISSLFSNAIGVLGLPVVPVLAVIFFHDKMNGLKVISMILAIWGFMSYVYQHYLDDKNLKKSLGIPTTGSSDSPEAKGSSGQKIQTPAS; encoded by the exons ATGAAGGGTGATCAAGAACTACAAGTCATCG TTCAGCATGGAAAAGAATCAGACCCAACAGTTGAAGAAGAAAGAAACCAAACAGGAGAATCTCACTCAAACAGATACAAACGGTGGCTCCTGGTGTCTGTCTACACATTCTTTGTCATTTCAGGACAATCTGTTGCTACAATTCTAGGCAGACTATACTATGACAATGGAGGAAACAGCAAATGGCTAGCAACAGTAGTTCAACTTGTAGGCTTTCCTGTTCTGCTTCCATATTATCTCTTCTCAATCAAAACACACACAACAACTCATAGAGATGATGGCAAAGCAGCCTCACATAGGAACCGTGTCTTAGTTTACTTAGCTCTTGGGGTTCTTGTAGGAGGAGATTGCTACCTTTACTCCATTGGACTGCTTTACCTACCCGTTTCTACCTTTTCTCTGATCTGTGCATCTCAGTTAGCCTTCAACGCTTTCTTCTCTTATTTCCTCAACTCACAAAAACTCACTCCAATCATTTTGAACTCCCTTTTGCTCCTAACTATCTCTTCCAACCTCCTAGCCTTCAATAATGAGGAATCAAATTTCAAAAAAGTAACAAGAGCACAGTATGTCACAAGTTTCATATGCACTATTGGTGCTTCTGCTGGGTATGGTCTAAGCTTATCCTTACAACAGCTAGCCTTCAGTAAAGTCCTAAAGAGGCAAACTTTCTCAGAAGTCATGGATTTGATCATCTACGTGAGTCTAGTGGCCAGCTGTGTTAGCGTGGTGGGGCTCTTTGCTAGTGGAGAGTGGGAAACTTTGAGCAGTGAAATGGATAGCTACAAGCCTGGAAAGGTATCTTACGTTATGAACCTAGTATGGACGGCTGTTACCTGGCAGGTATTCAACATTGGTAGCACGTGGCTTATCTTCGAGATTTCTTCTCTATTCTCAAATGCTATTGGCGTTTTGGGTTTGCCTGTGGTTCCTGTACTGGCTGTCATCTTTTTTCATGACAAAATGAATGGGTTAAAGGTGATATCTATGATCTTGGCTATCTGGGGTTTCATGTCCTATGTCTACCAACACTATCTTGATGACAAAAACTTGAAGAAAAGTCTTGGAATCCCAACAACCGGATCCTCCGATTCACCAGAAGCAAAAGGGTCAAGTGGGCAAAAGATACAAACTCCAGCGAGCTGA